DNA sequence from the Actinacidiphila yeochonensis CN732 genome:
GGCTCGCCGGTGCCCGAATCGACCGCATCGCGGAGCGGGCGGGCGCGAACAAGCGGCTGCTGTACGTGTACTTCGGGGACAAGAACCAGGTCTTCGAGGCGGTCGTGCAGGACCAGGCAGAGGCCGTCCTCGCCGCCGCCCCGCTGGCCGACGGCGACCTCTGCGCCTTCGCGGCGGCCCGGTACGACTACGTCCTGGCCAACCCCGAGGCCCGGCGGATAGCCACCTGGCGCTCCTTCGAGCAGGCCGAACCCACCGAGGCCGAGGTCGACAGCTTCCGGGACAGGGTCGAAGCGGTCGCCGCGGCACAGCGGGCCGGGAAGCTGCGCGCCGACCTTCCCGCCGTCGACCTCTTCGCGATCGTGCTGCGGATGACCGAGAGCTGGCTGAGCGCGCCCCCGGCCCTCAAAGCCGTGGGCGGCGACCCCCTGGACGGCGAACGCCTCAGGGAGCACCGGACGGCGATGCTCGAAGCGGTGCGGAGCATCGTCGAGCCGCGCCCGGCGGCTGTGACCGATCAGCTGCCCGCACGCCGACCGCGCTGACCTCGCAGGTCAGCAGCCGAGCGCCGGTCGTCGAACCCGGGGATGGATCGGTCTCGGAGCAGGCATCGGGTCGGGGGGAGATGCTGGGGAGTCATGAGCGACCTGGGCCACCACATCGCGATCGTCGCCGTGCTGGACCCCGATGGCGTCAACGGCTTCCTCAACGCTCTCACCGGCGCGTCCGGGACCGGGGCCCTGCTGTGCCCTGGGGTGTGACGGAGCTCGACGCGTCGGCGGCCCGGTCGGCCGTGGCGCGCACCGCGGAACGTGTGCTGCTGAGGCGGGGCCGTGTCGGGCCCGCGGGATGCCCCTCGGCCCGTCGTGAAGGGTGCCCGCCCGTGCGGGGACGCGACGGCACGGGGCGGCTGCCGTGCCGGGCCGGACCGTTGTCAGTCGAACCGGAGGACGAGCTTGCCGCAGGCGCGTCCCGACAGGCTCAGCTCCGCGGCGGTGCGCCAGTCCTCCAGCGGGAAATGCCGGGCCACCGGCACTGAGAAGAGCCCATCGGCGGCCAGCTGTGCGTACTCGCCGAGCACGTCGTAGCGCAGTGCGTCCATGCCGCCGGCGGAGCCCACCCGCGCGCCCGGTTTCCCGGCCCTCGCGAAGCCGGTCAGCCTCAGCACCTGCTCCGACGCCTTGGTGCTGCTCCCGAGGGCCGACGCCGCACCCTTGGCCAGTGCGGTGTCGAGGGCGGGATCGACCGGCCCTCCCGCGAGCGCCGTCACCCGTTCGGCCATGCCCTCGCCGTGGCTGGTCACCTCGGCGCCGACCTCACGCAGGGCGTCGGCGTAGGTCTCCCCGGCCGTGGTGATGACCCGTGCCCCGCGCCGGAGCGCGATCTGCGCCGCGGCGTATCCGACGGCGCTCCCGGTGCCGTGGACGAGCACGGTCGCGCCCTCGTGTATGCCGAGTTCGTCCAGGCCCCGGTAGGCCGTCTCCACCGCCATCGGCAGGGCCGCGGCCCGGACCGGGTCGAGCCCCGCCGGGCGCGGGGTCCAGAAGTCGACGACGACCAGCTCCGACGCACCGGCGGTCGGTCCCGTGAAGGGAACCGGGGCGATCACCGGGTCGCCGACCTTGACGCCGGTCACCCCGTCGCCGAGCCCGTCGACCGTGCCGGACACCTCAAGCCCGATGCCGCGCGGCAGGTCCCCGCCGAAGAGCCCGCCGCACAACGCCCAGTCCGCCGGGGTCAGCCCGCACGCCTGGACCCTGACGCGGATCTGGCCAGGTCCGGGACGCGGCGGCTCGGTCTCGTCGACCCGCAGGACATCGAGTGCTGAACCGTACGAATGGAAACGAAGGGTACGCATCAGTCCTCCACATCAGTGACAGCAGTTGCTGTCATCACTGAGGTTAGCAGAGTGATGACAGCAACTGCTGTCGCTATACTCGTGTGATGGCACGCTGGGAAGGCAACACGCGCGGTCGGCTCGAACGGGCCGCGCTGGACCTGTTCGACGAGCAGGGCTACGACCGCACGACGGTCGCGCAGATCGCGCAACGCGCGA
Encoded proteins:
- a CDS encoding TetR family transcriptional regulator, whose protein sequence is MSESAAQRKPRPRDAQATKAILLRAATAEFADHGLAGARIDRIAERAGANKRLLYVYFGDKNQVFEAVVQDQAEAVLAAAPLADGDLCAFAAARYDYVLANPEARRIATWRSFEQAEPTEAEVDSFRDRVEAVAAAQRAGKLRADLPAVDLFAIVLRMTESWLSAPPALKAVGGDPLDGERLREHRTAMLEAVRSIVEPRPAAVTDQLPARRPR
- a CDS encoding NADP-dependent oxidoreductase; its protein translation is MRTLRFHSYGSALDVLRVDETEPPRPGPGQIRVRVQACGLTPADWALCGGLFGGDLPRGIGLEVSGTVDGLGDGVTGVKVGDPVIAPVPFTGPTAGASELVVVDFWTPRPAGLDPVRAAALPMAVETAYRGLDELGIHEGATVLVHGTGSAVGYAAAQIALRRGARVITTAGETYADALREVGAEVTSHGEGMAERVTALAGGPVDPALDTALAKGAASALGSSTKASEQVLRLTGFARAGKPGARVGSAGGMDALRYDVLGEYAQLAADGLFSVPVARHFPLEDWRTAAELSLSGRACGKLVLRFD